In the Lolium rigidum isolate FL_2022 unplaced genomic scaffold, APGP_CSIRO_Lrig_0.1 contig_16625_1, whole genome shotgun sequence genome, one interval contains:
- the LOC124680435 gene encoding NADH dehydrogenase [ubiquinone] flavoprotein 1, mitochondrial, with protein sequence MALRRALLRSAEISPGRKAALEYLHSLSRAQPARSLACAGNHLAGRSFSTQAATTSSTPQPPPPPPPPEKTHFGDLKDEDRIFTNLYGLYDPFLKGAMKRGDWYRTKDLVIKGADWIVNEMKKSGLRGRGGAGFPSGLKWSFMPKLSDGRPSYLVVNADESEPGTCKDREIMRHDPHKLLEGCLIAGVGMRASAAYIYIRGEYVNERLNLEKARQEAYASGLLGKNACGSGYDFDVHVHFGAGAYICGEETALLESLEGKQGKPRLKPPFPANAGLYGCPTTVTNVETVAVSPTILRRGPEWFASFGRKNNSGTKLYCISGHVNKPCTVEEEMSIPLRELIEKHCGGVRGGWDNLLAIIPGGSSVPLLPKHICDDVLMDYDALKAVQSGLGTAAVMVMDKSTDVVDAIARLSYFYKHESCGQCTPCREGTGWLWMIMERMKVGNAKLEEIDMLQEVTKQIEGHTICALGDAAAWPVQGLIRHFRPELERRIRDRADRELLTAASA encoded by the exons ATGGCGCTGCGGCGGGCCCTCCTGAGATCGGCCGAGATCTCCCCCGGTCGCAAG GCCGCCCTTGAGTACCTGCATTCTCTATCAAGGGCACAACCTGCTCGTTCTCTCGCATGTGCTGGCAACCATCTAGCTGGCAGATCATTCAGCACCCAGGCTGCTACTACGTCAAGCACACCCCAacctccacccccacccccacccccagagAAGACTCACTTTGGTGACCTTAAAGATGAAGATCGCATTTTCACCAACCTCTATGGTCTGTATGATCCGTTTCTGAAAGGTGCAATGAAGAGGGGTGACTGGTACAGAACCAAGGATTTAGTGATTAAAGGGGCCGACTGGATAGTGAATGAAATGAAGAAGTCCGGTCTACGAGGGCGTGGAGGTGCAGGTTTTCCTTCTGGCCTCAAATGGTCCTTCATGCCCAAACTCTCTGATGGACGTCCTTCTTATCTTGTCGTTAATGCTGATGAGAGTGAGCCAGGAACTTGTAAAGACAGAGAAATAATGCGTCATGATCCCCACAAGCTTCTGGAAGGGTGCCTGATTGCTGGAGTTGGAATGAGGGCGTCAGCTGCTTACATCTACATTAGAGGTGAATATGTGAATGAGCGTCTCAACCTTGAAAAAGCTCGGCAGGAAGCATATGCATCAGGACTTCTTGGTAAGAACGCTTGTGGATCTGGCTATGATTTCGATGTGCATGTACATTTTGGTGCTGGGGCCTACATCTGTGGTGAAGAGACTGCCCTACTGGAGAGCCTTGAAGGCAAGCAGGGTAAGCCAAGGCTGAAGCCGCCTTTCCCTGCCAATGCTGGGCTTTACGGCTGCCCCACAACTGTCACAAATGTTGAAACTGTTGCTGTGTCTCCAACAATTCTTAGGCGTGGGCCAGAGTGGTTTGCAAGTTTTGGCCGCAAAAATAACTCAGGAACGAAACTGTACTGCATCTCAGGTCATGTGAACAAACCTTGCACTGTCGAGGAGGAAATGAGTATACCTCTGAGGGAATTGATTGAGAAGCACTGCGGGGGTGTGAGAGGAGGATGGGACAACCTGCTTGCCATTATCCCTGGCGGTTCATCTGTTCCTCTGCTGCCAAAGCACATATGTGATGATGTGTtgatggactatgatgcactgaagGCTGTCCAGTCTGGATTAGGCACTGCAGCAGTTATGGTGATGGACAAATCCACGGATGTAGTTGACGCGATTGCTAGACTGTCGTACTTCTACAAGCATGAGAGCTGTGGGCAGTGCACGCCTTGCCGTGAGGGTACAGGATGGCTGTGGATGATCATGGAGAGGATGAAGGTGGGCAATGCAAAGCTAGAAGAGATCGATATGCTGCAGGAGGTCACAAAGCAGATTGAAGGGCACACGATCTGCGCCCTTGGGGATGCTGCAGCATGGCCGGTGCAGGGGCTTATCAGGCACTTCAGGCCTGAGCTGGAGAGGAGGATCCGTGATCGAGCTGATAGGGAGCTGCTGACGGCAGCTTCTGCATAA